The Cetobacterium ceti DNA segment TGTTCTAGGTAATACTACATCACTTTCTGTGCTTCCAAAAATAGGTGTAGATGAAGTGTCAGGTTTAAAAATATACTTTTGTTCATCTTTTTCATTAGATTTTCTACTGTGTAACATTTTACTACCTCCTCAATATTATATATATTTTCCGATGTACTATTCAGGAATGGTTTTAAATTTCCTTTCAAAATTAAAAAAATATTAAAACATATCATAATTTAGTTTATCAGATAGATCTTTTAAAATACCCATTCCACCAGTGGAATTTCCCTCTTTATCTATGGCAGGGCCAAATACAGCAATACCTATTTTTTTACTGGATAAAGGACAAAGAATTCCTCCACCAACTCCAGATTTTCCAGGGAATCCAATATTATCTAAAAATTCTCCACTTTGATCATACATACCGCAAGTTGCTATTAATCCCACAACAATTTGAGCATATCTTTCAGGAATGACTCTTTCTCCATTGGTTAAAACTCCACCTCTGGCAAAAAATCCTGCAATTTTTCCTAGGGAAATAGCTGTTACATTTATAGAGCACTGTCTAAAATAGACATCTAAGGTATCATCTACATTGGCAGAAAAAACTCCCTGTCCTTTCATATAATAAGCAAGGGCTCTATTTATATCCCCAGTGGCTTTTTCACTTAAATAGGTTTCAGTGGCTAAATCTAAGGAATCATCCTCGGCAATTTTTTGCATAAAGGACAATATTCTATTGAATTTTTCATCTGGAGAACTACCTTTAATCAAAGAGGTTGTCATTATAGCTCCTGGGTTAATATAGGGATTTCTAGGAAGATGGTCTGCTTTTGTTTCTAATTTTACTATTGAGTTAAAAGCATCACCACTAGGTTCCTTATGCATATGTTTAAAGACTTCCTCCTCACCATTATCTAAAAGAGCAAGGGCAAGTACTACTGTTTTTGAAATACTTTCAATGGCAAATTTAACCTTGTCATCTCCTGCAGAAATAACTTTTCCTTCTGGAGTTACTATAGCTGCTCCTAAAAGATTTGGATCAACCTTTGCAAGTTCAGGAATATATGTTGCCACATGTCCCTTAGCCATAAGAGGTTTATTTTTTTCAACTGTAGATTTTAAAAATTCTTCAAGTTCCATAATTTTTCCTCCTAAATATCTAAGTTTCTTTGAACATGAAACTTTACAAGTGAATTATAAAAATTCCTTTAAAAATTAGAAAGGATTTAAAGTTTTTTTAAGGTAAACTAGACTAAAGAAACTTAATAACAAAAACTGAATAGGAGGCGACTTTTATGTCGA contains these protein-coding regions:
- the glsA gene encoding glutaminase A, producing MELEEFLKSTVEKNKPLMAKGHVATYIPELAKVDPNLLGAAIVTPEGKVISAGDDKVKFAIESISKTVVLALALLDNGEEEVFKHMHKEPSGDAFNSIVKLETKADHLPRNPYINPGAIMTTSLIKGSSPDEKFNRILSFMQKIAEDDSLDLATETYLSEKATGDINRALAYYMKGQGVFSANVDDTLDVYFRQCSINVTAISLGKIAGFFARGGVLTNGERVIPERYAQIVVGLIATCGMYDQSGEFLDNIGFPGKSGVGGGILCPLSSKKIGIAVFGPAIDKEGNSTGGMGILKDLSDKLNYDMF